The following is a genomic window from Candidatus Omnitrophota bacterium.
ATCTAGATACTTCGGCGGTGATTTATTGACAAGGCCGCCTCAGTATCAACACCAGGACGCATACGAAGGTGTTGACATTTATATAAGTTATATTGTATAATTAAGTTGCGAATACTTAGCGGGATAAAAAAATTAGGCAAATATGACGACAAAGATTAGTAGAATAAAACAAATAATACTGCCGATCTTGCAACAATACGGCGCTAAAAAAGCAGCGCTATTTGGCTCATATGTCAGAGACCAGATGAAAAAGGATAGTGATATTGATATATTGGTAGAAATTGAAAAGGATATCAGCCTGCTTGATTTTATAGGTCTTAAACAAGAGATTGAAGAGGCGTTAGGAAGGAAGATAGATTTGGTGGAATATGACAGCATTAAACCTCTTCTCAGAAAGCGTATTTTAAAAGAGCAAGTGGTAATTCTATGAAAAGAGACGCTAGAGTATATATCGAAGATATCATAGAGAGCATTACAAAGATAGAAGAGTATACGAAGGATCTTAAGTCCGAAGACGATTTCTATAAGGATACTCAGATTCAAGATGCTGTCTTAAGGCGGCTGGAAATCATCGGTGAGGCAGTTAAGAATATCCCCGAAGAGATCAAGAGGAAATATCCGCAGATACCATGGAAGAAGATTGCCGGCATGAGAGATATTCTTACTCATCAATATTTTGTAGTAAACCTGAAACAAACATTTAAGGCAGTCAAAGAAGACATCCTCGATCTAAAAAAGAACATTGCGCAGATAAACAAAGAATTGCCATAGTTGTTTTGAGGTCGCAAAGTGCGACCTCAAAGATTGTTTCGTTTACGCCTCCAAATTAACTTGGAGGCGTTTTTATTGGACGCGGATGGATTGGTTCTGATTGTCTCAGCGGGTGACGCCGAGCGGGCACAGAATTTCGGGAGGGGTGACGTCGTTTTGAGGGCTCCCGCCGCGCGGACCCGCCAAGACATCTGGCGGGGAGCACGGCGGGAAACAAAACGACGGCAGGACCCCTCCCCTCAGAGTTACAATCTAGATACTTCGGCGGTGATTTATTGACAAGGCCGCCTCAGTATCAACACCGAGCAGCATACGAAGGTGTTGACTTCCTCGATAGATTATGATAATTTAAGGCGATGATTAGGGAGAATATTGCCCGCATAAGAGAGGAAATATCGGCTGTTTGCGGGAAAATCGGCCGTGACCCTAAGGAAATCAGGATTATTGCCGTATCAAAAGGCAGGTCAATAGAGGAAATTGAGGAAGTTCTGGCCTGCGGCATCACTGATATCGGCGAAAATAAGGTCCAGGAAGCCAAGCGCAAGATTAAAGGTTTAAGCGCCAAGTTGCACATGGTTGGACACCTGCAGTCAAACAAGTCCAAGGGCGCTGTTGAGCTCTTTGATCTGATACATTCTGTGGACAGCTTTGAACTCGCTGAAGCCATTGATAAACAGGCGGCAAAACTCGGCAAAGTCCAGGATATCCTGATCGAGGTCAACACTTCCGGCGAAAAGAGCAAATTCGGCATAAGGCCGGACGACCTTATCCTGCTTATCGGCCGGATAAGAGAGCTTAAACACATTCGCGTCAAGGGGCTGATGACAATGGCGCCTGTGGCGGATAACCCCGAGGAAATAAGGCCGTATTTCAGGAAGTTAAGGGAGTTAAGAGACCGGGAACATCTGGCAGAACTATCAATGGGAATGAGCGATGACTATAAGGTCGCCATAGAAGAAGGCGCCACAATAGTGCGCCTGGGCAGGGCGATATTTGAAAAGTAGCGAGTAGAGAGTGGCAAGTAGCGAGATGAAGAAGATCATAGGTATAATCGGTTTTGGCAATATGGGTTCGGCGATCGCCGGCAGGGCAAAGGCCGCGTATCAAGTTTGCGTATTTGATAAAGACAATGCCAAACTCAAGGGCCTGGCAGGCATAGATGCCGCGGGCAGCGTTTCCGAACTTATTAATAAGTCAGAAATAATAATACTGGCTGTAAAACCGCAGGACTTTGAGCCGCTGCTTAATGAAATTGGCAGCGGCATAAAAGATAAATTGGCGGTCTCTATCGCCGCTGGAGTTGCCACGACTTACGTTGAGAAACGCCTGCGCGGAGCGCGGGTTGCGCGGGTTATGCCGAATATGCCGGCAAAGATCGGCAAAGGCGTTTCCTGCGTTACGGCAGGCAGGTCGGCAACGCCGGATGATATCAAGGCAACAAAAGATATATTCGCTAATTTAGGGCAGGTTATGGCATTGAAGGAAGAGATGATGGACGCGGCAACCGCGGTTTCCGGCAGCGGCCCGGGTTTTTATTTCAACGAAGTTGAAAGCCGCCCTGATGAGCATAAACAAAATTGCTATGAGTTCCAGGAGGATTTTATCTCGCGGCTGAGCAAGGCGGCTGAGGCAGCGGGTTTTGACGAAAAAGACGCCCATTTTTTAGCGCATCATACTGTCACGGGCAGTGAGTTATTGCTTAAGGCCGGCAGCCTGAATGCCGCGCAGTTGAGGGATCAAGTCGCTTCAAAGGGCGGCACTACCGAAGCAGGGTTAAAGGTTTTGCAGGCAGGAGGGGATCTGGTTGAGGCGGTTAAGGCCGCGGCAGAACGCGCGGCAGAACTTTCCAGGAAGGAGTGAAGGATATGGGTAAGATCGGCATTATCGGAGGAAGCGGGCTTTACAAAATAGAAGGTATTAAGAATATAAGGGAAAAAGAGGTTGATACGCCTTTCGGCGCGCCTTCAGATAATTTTATTCTGGGAGAACTTGAGGGTAAGGAAGTGGTGTTTCTGCCGCGGCACGGAGTAGGCCACAGGATCTCGCCCAGCGAGATAAATTACCGCGCGAACATATTCGCCATGAAAGTTCTGGGCGTGGACAGGATCATTTCCGTCTCCGCCTGCGGCAGCTTAAGGGAAGAGCTCAGGCCTCTGGACTTTGTGCTTCCCGGACAATTTGTGGACAGGACAAACCAGGCGCGCAAGATGACCTTTTTCAGCGGCGGCATCGTCGCCCATATATCCTTCGCGGAGCCGGTCTGCCGCAACCTGTTGGAAAGCGTTTACAAGACGGCCAGATCAGAGGGCATATCCATACACAAGGACAAGACATATCTGAATATGGAAGGCCCGGCGTTTTCCACTATCGCGGAATCCAATCTATATAGAAGCTGGGGAATGGATATAATAGGTATGACCAATATGGCTGAGGCGCGGCTGGCAAGAGAGGCGGAGATCTGCTATGTTACGCTGGCGGCTATAACCGACTATGACTGCTGGTATCCCGAACATGATAAGGTCACCATTGAGATGATCATCAACAATCTTAATAAGAACGTGGACAATGCCAAGAATATAATAAAGCAAGCGGTGAAGAATATGCCGCAAAGCTCCGATTGCGGCTGCGGGAGCGCGCTTCAATACGCCATTCTGACCGACAGAAAGGCCATACCGGTAAAGGTCAAAAGGCAGTTGGCCCCGATCATCGGGAAATATATCAAGTGATGGACTATAAATCTACTCTGAATCTTCCCAAGACAGATTTCCCCATGAAGGCCGACCTGCCTAATCGCGAGCCGCTCCTGCTGCGGAAATGGCAGGGAGAAGATATCTATAAGCTTATCCTGCGAAAAACCGCCGCCGGGAGCAAATATATCCTTCATGACGGCCCTCCTTATGCCAACGGGAACATCCATATCGGCCACGCCCTGAATAAAACCCTCAAAGATATTATCGTAAAATACAAGGCCATGCGCGGGTTTAATTCGGCGTACGTGCCGGGATGGGACTGCCACGGCCTGCCGGTAGAGCACCAGTTATTCAAAGAGCTCAAGATCAATAAATACCAGATCGCGCAGGTTGATTTCAGAAAAAAGGCCTATGATTATGCCCTGAAATATGTGGCTATCCAGAAAGAGGAATTCAGGCGCTTGGGGATCTTTGGCGAATGGTCTCATCCTTACCTGACGCTGGATAAGGATTATGAAGAGAGCATAGTCGGCTCCTTTAACGCCCTGGTCAAGAAGGGATATGTTTACCGCGGCTTAAAGCCGGTGAACTGGTGTTATAGATGTGAAACCGCTCTTGCCGAAGCGGAGGTAGAATATGAAAACCATACCTCGCCGTCCATATTTGTCAAATTCAAGCTGGATGAGACCGGGGATTTCGGCAAAGAAAGTTATCTGGTCATCTGGACGACGACCCCCTGGACGCTGATCGCCAATGTGGCAGTGGCGGTCCATCCTCGGTTCGTTTATCATTACGTCAAGACCGACAAGGGAAATCTGATCATAGCCAAAGACCTCCTGCCCAACGTTTTATCGCTTTCAGGCATAGAAAAGTACGAAGTGCTTAAGGAAGTAAAAGGCAAAGACCTCGAGGGCCTGAATTACGTCCATCCTTTCGGGCTGAGAAACGGCCGTGTGGTGCTGGCGGATTATGTTTCGTCTGAAGAAGGAAGCGGTCTGGTGCATACAGCGCCCGGCCACGGCAACGAAGATTATTTTACCGGCATCAAATATAAATTGGATATAGTCATGCCGGTTGACAGCAAAGGGAATTTTGATGCCGGCGCCGGAGAGTTCAAGGGGTTGAGCGTCCATGACGCGAACAAGCCCATATTAGAGAAGCTGCAAGGTTTGGGCGCCCTGCTTTGGTCAGGGCAGATCCAGCATTCCTATCCGCATTGCTGGCGCTGTAAGAATCCCGTGATCTTCAGGGCGACCCGGCAGTGGTTTTTAAATATTGATTTCCGGGAAGAAGGCGCTAAGGATACCTTGCGGCAGCGGCTCCTGGAAACGATAAAGAGAGATATCGTATGGATCCCGGGGTCAGGCAAGGAGAGGATCTCCGGCATGGTAGAATTGCGCCCGGACTGGTGCCTGTCCCGACAGAGATATTGGGGCGTACCCATTCCAGCGCTGGCGTGTAATAGCTGCAAAGAAGAATTTTTAGAGCCGGCGGTAATTGAAAAATTCGCCAAATTTACAAAAGAAGAAGGAAGCGATTGCTGGTTTCAGAGAGACGTAAAGGACTTTTTACCGGCAGGCCTGAAATGCCCGCGCTGCGGCAAGGCGGATTTTTCTAAAGGCAGCGATATATTGGACGTCTGGTTTGATTCGGGGGTCAGCCATCAGGCAGTGCTGAACAAGCGCGAAGAATTAGGCGGCAGCCCCGCTGAATTATACCTGGAAGGGTCTGACCAGCATCGCGGATGGTTCCAGTCATCCTTGATCCCGTCCATGTGCATTGATGGCCATCCGCCGTTTAAGGCGGTGCTGACGCACGGCTTTGTGGTTGACGGCGAAGGAAAGAAGATGTCAAAGTCGCAGGGCAACGTTATAGCGCCTCAGGATATCATCAAGAATTACGGGGCGGACATCCTGCGGCTGTGGGTGGCGTCCAGCGATTATAACGAAGATATCCGTATTTCAAAAGAGATATTGACCCGCCTTTCAGAAGGGTATCGTAAGATCAGGAATACGGTGAGGTTTATATTGAGCAACATCTATGATTTTAACCCCGATACGGATAAGGCCGGCGAAGATGATTTAAAAAATATCGACCGGTGGATATTACGGGAAGCGAATGTTTTATTACAGAACGCGGAGAAAGCGTATGATTCTTTTGTTTTTCATCAGGCTTATAAATTGATCTATGATTTTTGTAATCAAGACCTTTCTATGGGCTATCTGGATATGGTAAAGGGGAGGCTTTACACGACATATCCCCCTGATTCAAAAGAGAGGAGAGCGGCGCAGACGGCGATCTATGAACTATTAAGCATTTTAGTAAGGTTAATGGCGCCGATACTGGCATTTACCGCGGAAGAGATCTGGGAGAATATGCCCAAGGAGAAAAAAGATGTTTCAGCGGTCAGCGTGCATGCTTTAGATCTCCCCCAACCTGAAAATATTGAGATAACAAAAGAAATGGCTGATTTTGATTCAGGCGTTATGCTGTGCAGGCCTTATGTAGCGAAGGCATTAGAGGAAAAACGCGCCGCGGGCCTCATCGGCAGTTCCTTTGACGCGAAAATTAAACTGTTGACAAATAACGAAGAAAGATATACATTTCTATCAAGTTTAGAAGGCGACCTTTGCGAGATTTTCAAGGTTTCGCAGGTAGAGGTCAAGCGGCAGGACGATCTAGATAAGGATTTTGCCGTTGAGGTTGATAAGGCGGACGGCATAAAGTGCGAACGCTGCTGGAATTATTCGCGTCCGGCGGAAACTGAAAAGGCGGGCCCGTACATCTGCGCGAGGTGCGCGAAAGCAATGGGAGGATAAAATTGAAGAAGAGACAGACAAAGAAACTGACAAAGAAACAATTGAATGATTTCAAGAAACTGATCATAAAGAGAAAAGAAGAGATGCTTGACGACATAAGGCATATGTCGGAAAACACGCTGAGGAAGTCCCAAAAAGATAATTCCGGGGATATCTCGGGATACACTTACCATATGGCGGATGTTGCCACGGACACCTATGACCGCGAGTTCTCAATGGGCATCGCCTCCAATGAGAGGCAGCTGCTGTATGAAGTAGATGAGGCCCTGAAAAAGATCAAAGACGGCACCTACGGTATCTGCGAGGATTGCGAGAAGATCATTCCCAAGACCCGCCTTAAGGCCATACCTTACGTAAAACTTTGCCTAAAGTGCCAGAAAGAAAGAGAAAAAAGATAATCCTTTTATTATCTTTCATTTTATTACTTGACCAGGCAACGAAGTTATACTTCAGCAGCCGTTTCTCGCCAGGCGAGTCCTTACCGATAATCAAAAACATCCTGCATTTTACGCTTGTGTTTAACACAGGCGCGGCATTCGGCATATTCAAGGACCAGGCGTCTGTATTTGTGCTGATAGGGATACTGGCGGTCTGTTTTATAATCTTTAATCTTCGGCGTGACGGCGCATCCGGGCGTTGGGCGCTGCTGCTGATCCTTGCCGGCGCCATAGGAAATCTTATAGACAGGGCGCGCCTGGGTTACGTGATCGACTTCATTGATTTCCGCGTCTGGCCCGTATTCAATATCGCCGATTCCGCCATTACCATCGGCGCTGTCTGGCTTTTCATCAGCGCATTTTTACGAAAGCAAAAAGCGTAGAACTTTATGCACCCAGTCATTTGTACAATCGGGCCGTTCACAGTATACTCCTACGGCCTTATGGTGGTCGCCGGATTCCTGCTTGCCTTGTTCCTGGCGAAAAGGCAGGCGCCGAAATACGGCATAGACCCGCAGCTTCTATCTAATCTCTGTTTTCTGCTTCTTGTTTCGGGAGTGCTCGGCGCGCGGATATTTTATGTGGCGCTGCACTTTTCTTTGTTCAGGGACAACCCGTTTGAAATATTTTTGCTTAACAGGGGCGGCTTGAGCTGGTTCGGCGGCTTGTTTTTCGCTGCGGCAGGCAGCGTATTTTATTTGCGCAAAAAGAAGGCCGGTGTATTTTTGCACCTTGATTTCCTGGCGCCCTACATCGCTCTGGCTCAGGCAGTGGGAAGGATAGGGTGTTTCCTGAACGGCTGCTGTTTCGGTTATCCTTCCGATAATGGGGTGTATTTTCCGGTTCATGGAGCGCGGCTGGTCCCTGTCCAGCTTTATTCCGCGTTGTCGCTCTTCGTCATCTTTCTGCTGCTCAGGTCTTTTCAGGGGCGTATGCTCAAGCGCGGCTCTCTATTTTCCCTGTATCTGTTGTTCGCTTCCGCCGAAAGATTTCTTAGCGAATTTCTAAGAGCGGAGGAGCGCCTGTTTTTCGCTGGCCTCAGCATATTCCAGTGGATATGCGCAGGCATATTTCTGGCATCCCTTATCGCATTAGTCGCAATAAAACTCAATCGACAAAAATAGTCCGTCATTGCGAGCCCCGCATTTGTCTGGGCGAAGCGACCGAAGGGAGTCCCGAGCGAAGTCGAGGGGCAATCTCTTTTTGCGGCTGGATTGTCTGTGTTTCGCGGCAGCGGGGCCTGCCGCCGAGCCACCCTATCCGTGCTCATTTTCCATAACAGACGGGAGGACTGCGCGCGGATAGGGGACCTGTCTCGGCGTCACCCGCTGAGACAATCAGAACTACTTAACCCCTCGCCCGCAATGTAACTACCCACTTTCCTATTCAGATAGGAAACAGTTTCTTATCCGTTCCGTAGAATACATCTCCTGTTATCCTTGTTTTGCCTGCTTCTAAGTAGTATAATATGGTTCAACGTAAAATGTTAGGAGTTCAAAATAGGAGTGATAATGTTTAAAAAAATATTTCTTCTGAAATTCAAAGTGGTTTTGTTATCGGTTGTATCGTTAATGGTTTTTATGTTTGTTTCAGGGTGTGCTACTATGGGTAGCGGAAGATTCATGTTGCGACAGGACTTGATAGTTAATCAGTATGATACAATAAAAGAAATCGTGATTGAGGAAGCTGCAAATAACGGCTTTAGTCATCTCGTTTCAGAAGTAAAGCCATCACAGTTTAATAATTGGAGAGGTCAATTATATTTTGCGTTAAAAACTCCGAGTGGAACCGATCAACTTTATGTTAAGCTTGGGAAAAAAGGAGACCAATTTTCTGTGTATATGTATGGTGCGGGAACAAGAGCAAACCCCGATAGCGCCATCAAAGCTATCACTACCCGGCTTAATCAACTATAAAGATCTTTTAGCGCCTTGTAAATGAACCTGAACGTTTTCGAGCGAATTTGAGGTTTTAGGCAAAGCAGCTCGAGCAGCGAGGGAATTCCGACCCCAAAGGGTCGGAATGCGAGGACTGTCCGAGCCCTTTTTGCTAGAGCAAAAAGGGCGAGTTCCGCAGCACCGAGCTGCGAGAGACCTTTGCCGGCCCGCCGAAGGCGGGCAAAACCGATATGAGCGAGGAAACGGTCAGGTTCATAGGATAGATATGGAAAACAATACACAACAATTCAGTTTCAAGGTTGATGCCGATTCCGCGGGCAAAAGGATAGATGTTTTCTGCCTGGATGCCTTGAAAGGCGAGGGCATTGAGACATCGCGCCAGTACGTGCAGCAACTGATGAAGGAGGGCAGGGTCAAGGTGGGAGGCACTGCTCATAAGGCGCACTTTAAAGTTAAAAACGCCGATCTCGTAGAGATCAGTTACGCGGGCAAGCCGGCCAGGGAACTTATTGCCGAGGAGATACCGCTAAATATAATGTATGAAGATAAGGACGTCATTGTCATAAACAAACCGTCAGGGCTGGTCGTGCATCCGGCTCCGGGAAATTACGAAGGCACGCTGGTCAACGCGCTTTTGTTCAGATACCCGGACGGCCTTTCGCGTATAAATCCTTTAAGGCCGGGCATTGTGCATCGGTTGGACAAAGAGACCTCAGGAGTCATGCTTGCCGCCAGGAACGATAACGCCCATATCGCCCTTGCCAGGCAGTTCTCCAGGCATACGATCTCCAGAAAATACGTCGCTGTTGTGGGCGGTAAGGTTGAGTTTGATGAGGGGCTCATCGATCTGCCGATAGGCAGGGATAAAAACAATTTCAGGAAAATGAAGGCGGGTTTTCTGGATAATACGCGGCCCGCGCAGACCCGTTACCGCACATTAAAAAGGACCGCCTCTTACAGTGTCCTGGAGATCTCGCCGAAAACAGGCAGGACCCACCAGATACGCGTCCATCTGGCGCATATGGGGCATCCCGTATTGGGCGACAAAAAATACGGCAGCCATAATACGGGGATACGCCTTATGCTCCACGCGAGATATATCGGATTCAACCATCCGCGCACAGGCGAATTTTTAGAATTTGATTCAGCGCTGCCGGAAGAATTCTCGCAATTTATTAACAAATAACTTGCTTTTTGACAGATGGATGCTATAATCCGTAATGATATAAATAAAAACGTATTCCTTGATAGGGAGGTGCGTACATGTTTTCCACCCAAAAAGGGTCGGTAGCGATCATCTCATTAATAATACTATTGATTTTGGCTTTATCCGTTGCGGGCGCTGGTGTTATGCTCTTTCAAAAAGAAAAGGGTTTAAGGGCGGCAGCCGAAGAAAAACTGCAGGATCTGGAAGTGAAATACCGGATGGCAGAAGACAACCTTGAAAAAACGAGGCAGCAGGCCGATGATCTAAGGCAGCAGCTGGGCGTTGCCGAAGAGCAGATGGCGTCTATCAAGCAGGAACTGGATAATGAGCTGGCCAACAGGGATAGGACAATGGCTGAGATGGAACAGATCAGGCAGGAGCTGGAGAGTAATCGCCAATTAAAGGATGACCTGGACAGGCAGCTTGGAGAGGCGAGAAGCCAGATAGACGGTTTCACGCAGCAGATCAAGAATTTAGAGGATGAGAAGGCGCGCCTTCAGGAGCAGGTGAATCAGCAGCAAAGCGTTTCAGGCATAGAATTAGGCAAAATAGTGGTAGCATCTCCTACCGGAGAACCCCAGCAGCAGCCTCCTGCTGAAGGTGAGCCCGCGCCTGCCGCGGGAGACAACATGCCGCCTTCTGCCGGAGAAACCGGCAATAGCGGTAAGGTGCTGGTAGTCAACAGGGAATACAACTTCGTGGTCATAGATTTAGGCGTAGAGGATGGGATCAAGGCAGGAGAGGTCTTATCGCTTTACAGGGACAACCGGCTTCTAGGAGATATCAAGATAGAGAAGGTACACGAATCAATGTCCGCCGCGAATATGCTTTCAGAAGGAATGAAAGACCGCGTCAAGGAAGGGGATACCGCAGTAAGAAAGCAATAATAGATGTCTTTCACGATCAGGCCAGCCGCGTCAATTCAGGGAAGTATATTCCTGCCCGGAGACAAGTCAATTTCCCACCGAGCCCTTATGTTCAGCGCGATTGCAAAGGGCGTAACCAGGATCTCCAATTTTTCCTTCAATTATGATTGTGCCAGGACAAAAGAGATACTCAGCCGTTTAGGTGTGAAAATACGCCTTAAGGGCAGGGCCCTTGCTGTCTATGGAAAAGGGCTTTGGGGTTTAAGCCGGCCCCGGGGCACGCTGTACGCGGGGGAGTCAGGCACGACCGCGCGCCTTATGCTGGGACTGCTTGCTGCCCAGAGGTTTGATTCTCTGCTTGACGGTTCCGGCTTTTTAAGGAAAAGGCCTATGGAGAGGGTTGTCGCGCCTTTGGAGATGATGGGCGCGAGGTTCTCCAATAGAAAGCGCCTGCCGATAAAGATCTTTGGCAGCCCGCTTTCGGGGATAAGGTACAGGATGCCTATTGCCAGCGCGCAGGTGAAATCCGCCATACTACTCGCGGGGTTATACGCTGATAAGAGGACAACGGTAGTTGAAGGGGTTAATAAGAGCCGCGACCATACCGAACGCATGCTTCGGCTATTCAAGGGCAGGGCAAAGGCGCTTAAGTCCCCTGGGAACCTGGCTATACCGGGCGATATTTCTTCTGCCGCTTTTTTTATCGCGGCAGCGGCTATATTAAAGGGCTCAAGGATGGTTATAAAAAATGTTTCAATCAATCCCACCCGTATGGGTTTTATCAGGGCGCTTAAGCGCATGGGCGCCCGCATAGATATAAAGCCGGACGCGTCCGGAAAGAAGTGGGAGCCGGCAGGAAATATAGAAGTAAGGCCGGCACAGCGCCTGAAAAGCATCGTAGTGAAAAAAAGAGAAATACCTTTCTTAATAGATGAGCTTCCGATCTTGATGGTATGCGCCTGTTTTGCCGAAGGCGCCACCGTCATACAGGGAGTGGGAGAGCTGCGGGTAAAAGAGACAGACAGGATCAGGTCCATGATATATAATCTCAGTAAGATGGGCGCGTCGGTAAAGTCGGCAGGCGATACCCTCATAATCAAGGGCGGCGCCCGGCTTCGCGCGGCGGCCGGGCTCAAGAGTTTCACGGACCATCGCACCGCGATGAGTATGATAATAGCGGGCATATGCGCCGCGGGAGGCGCCTCTGCCATTGATGATATCAAATGCGTTAATAAGTCGTTTCCCGGGTTCCTGCCTGTTCTCAAGGGCCTGTTAACATATAACTAATGTGTTGACAGGGAGTTTTACTTCTGTTATATTATGGTTTCTGAAACATAATCAATAGAAACAGGAGAAATCCCATGCGGGTCAAATTAAAGAATATCCTCGGTAAGGCCATCAATTATATTCTGGGGTTGTTTTCAAACGACTTAGGTATTGACCTGGGCACGGCTACGACCCTTGTCTATGTCAAGGGCGAAGGCGTTGTGTTATGCGAGCCGTCGGTTGTGGCCATAGACAGGATAAACAGGAAGGTAAAGGCGGTCGGCGAAGAGGCCAAGAGGATGCTCGGCCGCACGCCCGGCAATATAACGGCAATAAGGCCGATGAAAGACGGCGTCATCGCTGATTTTGAGATCACCGAGGCGATGTTAAGGCATTTCATAAAGAAGGTGC
Proteins encoded in this region:
- the aroA gene encoding 3-phosphoshikimate 1-carboxyvinyltransferase; protein product: MSFTIRPAASIQGSIFLPGDKSISHRALMFSAIAKGVTRISNFSFNYDCARTKEILSRLGVKIRLKGRALAVYGKGLWGLSRPRGTLYAGESGTTARLMLGLLAAQRFDSLLDGSGFLRKRPMERVVAPLEMMGARFSNRKRLPIKIFGSPLSGIRYRMPIASAQVKSAILLAGLYADKRTTVVEGVNKSRDHTERMLRLFKGRAKALKSPGNLAIPGDISSAAFFIAAAAILKGSRMVIKNVSINPTRMGFIRALKRMGARIDIKPDASGKKWEPAGNIEVRPAQRLKSIVVKKREIPFLIDELPILMVCACFAEGATVIQGVGELRVKETDRIRSMIYNLSKMGASVKSAGDTLIIKGGARLRAAAGLKSFTDHRTAMSMIIAGICAAGGASAIDDIKCVNKSFPGFLPVLKGLLTYN